From a region of the Kaistia sp. 32K genome:
- a CDS encoding RNA methyltransferase, whose amino-acid sequence MADHSPISAPGAVRTITSLTNPTIKDIRALALPKHRKESGLFVTEGMKLVADAVEEDWPIKILVYGAKVADHPVVKRVATTAHARGGDVLEVSEAVLSKITRRDNPQMVVGVFEQRLTPKAEIKPGPAGVWIALEGIKDPGNLGTIIRTADAVGAEGVILVGDTVDPFGVEAVRATMGSIFHMKLARMNVAEFKEWRKGWPGIVVGTHLSGKSDYRTIDYDRPVMLFMGNEQSGLPDDLAALCDHLVKIPQAGRADSLNLAIATGVMLYEIRRDKLKL is encoded by the coding sequence ATGGCTGATCATTCCCCGATTTCCGCGCCCGGCGCGGTCCGGACCATCACCAGCCTGACCAATCCGACGATCAAGGACATCCGCGCGCTCGCTCTCCCGAAGCACCGCAAGGAGAGCGGCCTCTTCGTCACCGAGGGCATGAAGCTGGTCGCCGACGCGGTCGAGGAAGACTGGCCGATCAAGATCCTCGTTTACGGCGCCAAGGTTGCCGACCACCCCGTGGTCAAGCGCGTCGCGACGACGGCCCACGCAAGGGGCGGCGACGTCCTGGAAGTCTCGGAAGCGGTGCTCTCCAAAATCACCCGCCGCGATAATCCGCAGATGGTCGTCGGCGTGTTCGAGCAGCGCCTGACGCCGAAGGCGGAGATCAAGCCCGGTCCCGCCGGCGTCTGGATCGCGCTCGAGGGCATCAAGGATCCCGGCAATCTCGGCACCATCATCCGCACGGCCGACGCGGTTGGCGCCGAGGGCGTCATCCTGGTCGGCGACACGGTCGATCCGTTCGGCGTCGAGGCGGTGCGCGCCACCATGGGCTCGATCTTCCACATGAAGCTCGCCCGCATGAACGTCGCCGAGTTCAAGGAATGGCGGAAGGGCTGGCCCGGCATCGTCGTCGGCACGCATCTCTCCGGCAAGTCCGACTATCGCACGATCGATTACGACCGGCCGGTGATGCTGTTCATGGGCAACGAGCAATCGGGGCTGCCGGACGATCTCGCCGCGCTTTGCGATCACCTGGTCAAGATCCCGCAGGCGGGAAGGGCGGATTCGCTCAATCTCGCGATCGCCACCGGCGTGATGCTCTACGAAATCCGCCGCGACAAGCTGAAGCTCTGA
- a CDS encoding CoxG family protein, whose amino-acid sequence MEWRGEYRIPAGRDAVWRALNDPDVVKACIPGCEALTRTGPDSFSIRVAAKIGPVAATFVGQATLSNVNPPESYTIRGEGQGSGAGFVRGSTDVRLAEENGATRVSCAMQGQVGGTLAQLGSRLIDTTAKKMADEFFGALANRFSGDEPTMASTPLTTPPQAEPADAAANEELTDRIEHKIDDESLNLGEVAEEIEEEVEVAAGRGFLGGPYVWGLLALIVVILFLAVVSR is encoded by the coding sequence ATGGAGTGGAGGGGTGAATACCGGATCCCCGCCGGACGCGACGCGGTATGGCGGGCGCTGAACGATCCGGATGTCGTGAAAGCCTGCATTCCCGGCTGCGAGGCGCTGACCCGGACCGGGCCGGACTCCTTTAGTATCCGGGTCGCCGCCAAGATCGGCCCCGTAGCCGCAACCTTCGTCGGGCAGGCCACGCTTTCCAACGTGAACCCGCCCGAGAGCTACACGATCCGCGGCGAAGGCCAGGGCAGCGGCGCGGGTTTCGTCCGGGGCAGCACCGATGTGCGGCTCGCCGAGGAGAACGGCGCGACGCGCGTAAGCTGCGCGATGCAGGGTCAGGTCGGCGGCACGCTGGCGCAACTCGGCTCAAGACTGATAGACACCACGGCCAAGAAGATGGCCGATGAATTTTTCGGCGCACTTGCCAACCGATTTTCTGGAGACGAGCCGACGATGGCCTCAACCCCGCTGACCACCCCGCCCCAGGCCGAGCCCGCCGACGCGGCTGCCAACGAGGAACTGACCGACCGCATCGAGCACAAGATCGACGACGAGTCGCTCAATCTCGGCGAAGTCGCCGAGGAGATCGAGGAAGAGGTCGAGGTCGCGGCCGGACGCGGCTTCCTCGGCGGTCCCTATGTCTGGGGCCTGCTGGCGCTGATCGTCGTCATTCTCTTCCTGGCCGTCGTCAGCCGCTAA
- a CDS encoding URC4/urg3 family protein, translating into MASIPSLLTAAAVRERANRLLDLAIAGELDHFAVDLTKLPAVADYVIETAREAYPELEIPFHARWRHFEAGEIDRFGGLVDAAGITDPLVFGRAAYDLAIVSVLLDAGAGPDWRYHEAATGETFSRSEGLGVASFAMFASGLFSQDPADPLRADAAALAVLEASDLAEGFQVTPENPMVGLEGRAKLLNALGRVVADRADLFGTEEARPGGLFDTVLASADEDGRVSAPKILELVLEAFGPIWPSRLLREGVALGDTWQHGKLATDDATSGLMPFHKLSQWLTYSLIEPLIWTGVEVVDLDGLTGLPEYRNGGLFLDLGVLAPKDASATSRRWKAEDEFIVEWRGLTVALLDRTAALIRDKLGLDADALPLAKVLEGGTWAAGRRIAREKRADGGPPLAIESDGTVF; encoded by the coding sequence TTGGCCTCGATCCCCTCCCTCCTCACCGCTGCCGCCGTGCGCGAGCGCGCCAACCGGCTGCTCGATCTCGCCATCGCGGGTGAGCTCGATCATTTCGCCGTCGATCTCACAAAACTGCCGGCGGTGGCCGACTATGTCATCGAGACGGCGCGCGAGGCGTATCCGGAGCTGGAAATCCCGTTCCATGCGCGCTGGCGCCATTTTGAGGCCGGTGAGATCGACCGCTTCGGCGGGCTGGTCGACGCCGCCGGCATCACCGATCCGCTCGTCTTCGGTCGCGCGGCTTACGATCTCGCCATCGTCAGCGTGCTGCTCGACGCCGGCGCCGGCCCCGACTGGCGCTATCACGAGGCGGCGACCGGCGAGACCTTCTCCCGCTCGGAAGGCCTCGGCGTCGCGAGCTTCGCCATGTTCGCCTCGGGCCTGTTCTCGCAGGACCCGGCCGATCCGCTCCGCGCCGACGCGGCGGCCCTCGCCGTGCTGGAAGCGTCCGACCTGGCCGAGGGCTTCCAGGTCACGCCCGAGAATCCGATGGTCGGGCTCGAGGGTCGCGCCAAGCTCCTGAACGCGCTCGGCCGCGTCGTCGCCGACCGCGCCGATCTGTTCGGCACCGAGGAGGCGCGGCCGGGCGGGCTGTTCGACACGGTGCTCGCCAGCGCCGACGAGGACGGCCGGGTGTCGGCCCCAAAAATCCTGGAGCTGGTGCTGGAGGCGTTCGGGCCGATCTGGCCGAGCCGGCTGCTGCGCGAGGGCGTGGCGCTCGGCGATACCTGGCAGCACGGCAAGCTCGCGACCGACGACGCCACGTCGGGGCTGATGCCGTTCCACAAGCTGTCGCAATGGCTGACCTATTCGCTGATCGAGCCGCTGATCTGGACCGGCGTCGAGGTCGTCGATCTCGACGGGCTGACCGGCCTGCCGGAATACCGCAATGGCGGATTGTTCCTCGACCTAGGCGTGCTGGCGCCGAAGGATGCTTCCGCGACGAGCCGGCGCTGGAAGGCCGAGGACGAGTTCATCGTCGAATGGCGGGGGCTGACGGTCGCCCTCCTCGACCGCACCGCCGCGCTGATCCGCGACAAGCTGGGACTGGACGCCGACGCGCTGCCATTGGCAAAAGTTCTGGAAGGCGGCACCTGGGCGGCCGGCCGCCGCATCGCCAGGGAAAAGCGCGCCGACGGCGGCCCGCCGCTGGCGATCGAGAGCGACGGCACGGTGTTTTGA
- a CDS encoding bacterioferritin-associated ferredoxin, with translation MIVCSCNTLTKALVLETAERLARETPGKPLTPARVYRALGMKAQCTVCFALVRKLLAESGALITCPEPLGSGAEDSEDVALFG, from the coding sequence ATGATCGTCTGTTCCTGCAATACCCTCACCAAGGCCCTCGTCCTCGAGACGGCCGAGCGTCTGGCGCGCGAGACGCCGGGCAAGCCGCTGACACCGGCCCGCGTCTATCGCGCGCTCGGCATGAAGGCGCAGTGCACCGTCTGCTTCGCACTGGTGCGCAAGCTTCTGGCTGAATCCGGCGCCCTCATCACCTGCCCCGAGCCGCTCGGCAGCGGCGCCGAGGACAGCGAGGACGTCGCGCTCTTCGGCTGA
- a CDS encoding GTP cyclohydrolase II, which translates to MTTINRSTHIRLTSHPGAQAPVRFPIRWGDADPRKRGPVVGTVSNPADRNVIGTHGGSYSLYRALAVSSGALNPIQRPDFRNTAPAVTIGPHPQWSEPGKIVSLDPFGHLAADLFSDLIAEGVDIRPTIAITKARLTMIELHEAIRLKRIPIDGTIVHDNGDVAVTKAAIDPVWHLPGIATRFGVAEDQLRRTLFEQTGGMYPELVTRPDLDLFLPPIGGMTLYIFGDADAIADPRRRLACRVHDECNGSDVFGSDICTCRPYLIHGIEEAVKEAQKGGIGLIVYNRKEGRALGEVTKFLVYNARKRQQGGDQAATYFERTECVAGVQDARFQQLMPDVLHWLGISKIDRFVSMSDMKYDAITGSGITIGERVPIPDELIPIDARVEMEAKKAAGYFTADAPPTADDLAHTIGRPLEKY; encoded by the coding sequence ATGACGACGATCAACCGTTCGACGCATATCCGCCTGACCTCGCATCCGGGCGCCCAGGCGCCGGTGCGCTTTCCGATCCGCTGGGGCGACGCCGATCCCCGCAAACGAGGGCCCGTCGTCGGCACCGTCTCGAACCCGGCCGACCGCAACGTGATCGGCACGCATGGCGGCTCCTATTCGCTCTATCGCGCGCTCGCCGTCTCCTCCGGCGCGCTGAACCCGATCCAGCGGCCGGATTTCCGCAACACCGCGCCGGCGGTCACCATCGGCCCGCATCCGCAATGGTCGGAGCCGGGCAAGATCGTCTCGCTCGATCCGTTCGGCCATCTCGCGGCGGATCTCTTTTCCGACCTCATTGCCGAGGGCGTCGACATCCGCCCGACCATCGCCATCACCAAGGCGCGGCTCACCATGATCGAGCTGCACGAGGCGATAAGGCTGAAGCGCATCCCGATCGACGGGACGATCGTGCACGACAATGGCGACGTCGCCGTCACCAAGGCGGCGATCGACCCGGTCTGGCACCTGCCCGGCATCGCAACGCGCTTCGGCGTGGCGGAGGACCAGCTGCGCCGCACCCTGTTCGAGCAGACGGGCGGCATGTATCCGGAGCTCGTCACCAGGCCCGACCTCGACCTGTTCCTGCCGCCGATCGGCGGGATGACGCTCTACATCTTCGGCGACGCCGACGCGATCGCCGATCCCAGGCGCCGCCTCGCCTGCCGCGTGCATGACGAATGCAACGGCTCCGACGTGTTCGGCTCCGACATCTGCACCTGCCGGCCCTATCTGATCCACGGCATCGAGGAGGCGGTGAAGGAGGCGCAGAAGGGCGGCATCGGGCTGATCGTCTACAACCGCAAGGAAGGCCGGGCGCTTGGCGAGGTGACGAAATTCCTGGTCTACAACGCCCGCAAGCGGCAGCAGGGCGGCGACCAGGCGGCGACCTATTTCGAGCGCACCGAATGCGTCGCCGGCGTGCAGGACGCCCGCTTCCAGCAATTGATGCCGGACGTGCTGCACTGGCTGGGGATCAGCAAGATCGACCGCTTCGTCTCGATGTCGGACATGAAATACGACGCCATCACCGGCTCGGGCATCACCATCGGCGAACGCGTGCCGATCCCCGACGAACTGATCCCGATCGACGCGCGGGTCGAGATGGAGGCGAAGAAGGCGGCCGGCTATTTCACCGCCGACGCCCCGCCCACCGCCGACGATCTCGCCCACACGATCGGCCGCCCGCTGGAGAAATACTGA
- a CDS encoding phosphatase PAP2 family protein → MERQALSGGDLAARHEAPTGRSTERRFWLAISLLAVISAIFVLFPALDIRVAALFYAGDDFPASRSPLLGALRGFGTNLVFVICVVLIASLATKLARPSRPMPIRASKVWYLLATLALGPGLIVNGVLKSLWGRPRPVQVDLFGGGAPFETAWKISGACHSNCSFSSGEAASAFWLLGLVLLAPPRHRRALAMAIGLVALALSLNRLAFGGHFLSDMLISWSLMLVVMLGLARVMLEEPFRSRIDAATESALLKVALASQPAFRRIARRWPSGQGSSSGLDRIGPST, encoded by the coding sequence GTGGAACGACAGGCTCTTTCCGGCGGCGATCTGGCGGCCCGCCATGAAGCGCCGACAGGGCGTTCGACGGAGCGTCGCTTCTGGCTCGCCATCAGCCTCCTGGCGGTAATTTCAGCTATCTTCGTGCTCTTCCCGGCGCTCGACATCCGCGTCGCCGCGCTCTTCTACGCCGGCGATGATTTCCCCGCCTCGCGCTCGCCGCTGCTCGGGGCGCTGCGCGGGTTCGGCACCAACCTCGTCTTCGTGATCTGCGTCGTCCTGATCGCCAGCCTCGCGACGAAACTCGCCCGCCCTTCCCGCCCGATGCCGATCCGCGCCAGCAAGGTCTGGTACCTGCTCGCCACGCTGGCGCTCGGACCGGGCCTGATCGTCAACGGCGTGTTGAAATCGCTCTGGGGCCGGCCGCGCCCGGTCCAGGTCGACCTGTTCGGCGGCGGCGCGCCGTTCGAAACCGCCTGGAAGATCAGCGGCGCCTGCCATTCCAACTGCTCCTTCTCCTCCGGCGAGGCGGCCTCGGCCTTCTGGCTGCTCGGCCTCGTCCTGCTGGCGCCGCCGCGCCATCGGCGCGCCCTGGCGATGGCGATCGGGCTCGTCGCCCTCGCCCTCTCGCTCAACCGCCTCGCCTTCGGCGGCCATTTCCTCTCCGACATGCTGATCTCCTGGAGCCTCATGCTCGTCGTCATGCTGGGTCTCGCCCGCGTCATGCTGGAGGAACCGTTCCGCAGCCGGATCGACGCTGCGACAGAAAGCGCGCTCCTAAAGGTCGCGCTTGCCTCGCAGCCGGCGTTCAGGCGTATTGCGCGCCGGTGGCCATCGGGCCAAGGCAGCAGCAGCGGGCTGGACCGGATTGGGCCCTCGACTTGA
- a CDS encoding glycosyltransferase family 39 protein produces MAESRFGLLVLGLALLTIARLLALRFSVTDLQVDEAQYWDWSRHLAFGYFSKPPLIGWTIAAANMVCGTAEACVRAPSPLFYFGTSLVIYAIGIALYDRRVAFWASLGFGLAPGVAFSSAILSTDVLLLFFWALALYAFVRLRAGGDYRWSLLLGAALGCGMLAKYAMAYFIGCAVIAAILDPSSRAVLRSGRFWLAVAIGLLLLAPNVWWNLNNGLVTLRHTNENISGDGLKLSLGNAIGFLAAQFGIIGPFLMGAALAAAITAWRQSVPDEDRLLLAFALPVILVVTVASILTTTNANWAASGLVATALLGTAFLIRTGRFRLVQAGLALGVVAQLVLLVGNVIADKVTLPLLKRGDIYRQVLGWSRLGDAVRTEATTSGATMVTTVSRADAAALVYYLRDDPVAVTVWPDDPGPDNQFELTRSIVDHPPTGPTLLVVEYADPARLARFFGSVEDKGRLTVASGPTSARQYQLYRLDQPIAPLETVPLCAGVAD; encoded by the coding sequence TTGGCGGAGAGCCGCTTCGGCCTGCTCGTCCTCGGGCTCGCCCTCCTCACAATTGCGCGCCTGCTGGCGCTGCGCTTCTCGGTGACCGACCTGCAGGTCGACGAGGCGCAATATTGGGATTGGTCGCGCCACCTCGCCTTCGGCTATTTCTCGAAACCGCCGCTGATCGGCTGGACCATCGCCGCCGCCAATATGGTCTGCGGCACGGCCGAGGCCTGCGTGCGGGCGCCGTCGCCGCTGTTCTATTTCGGCACCTCGCTCGTGATCTACGCCATCGGCATCGCGCTCTACGACCGCCGCGTCGCGTTCTGGGCGTCGCTCGGCTTCGGGCTGGCGCCGGGCGTCGCCTTCTCCTCGGCGATCCTGTCGACCGACGTGCTGCTCTTGTTCTTCTGGGCGCTGGCGCTCTACGCCTTCGTCCGGCTGCGCGCCGGCGGCGACTATCGCTGGAGCCTGCTGCTCGGCGCGGCGCTCGGCTGCGGCATGCTGGCCAAATACGCCATGGCCTATTTCATCGGCTGCGCCGTGATCGCCGCCATCCTCGATCCGTCATCGCGCGCCGTGCTGCGCTCCGGCCGGTTCTGGCTCGCCGTCGCCATCGGGCTGCTGCTGCTCGCGCCCAATGTCTGGTGGAACCTGAACAACGGCCTGGTCACGCTGCGCCATACCAACGAGAACATCTCGGGCGACGGGCTGAAGCTCAGCCTCGGCAACGCCATCGGCTTCCTCGCCGCCCAGTTCGGCATCATCGGGCCGTTCCTGATGGGCGCAGCGCTGGCCGCGGCGATCACGGCCTGGCGCCAAAGTGTGCCGGACGAGGACCGGCTGCTCCTCGCCTTCGCGCTGCCGGTGATCCTGGTCGTCACCGTCGCCAGCATACTGACCACCACCAACGCCAACTGGGCCGCCTCCGGCCTCGTCGCCACCGCCCTCCTCGGCACCGCTTTCCTGATCCGCACCGGCCGCTTCCGCCTGGTGCAGGCGGGCCTCGCCCTCGGCGTCGTCGCGCAGCTCGTGCTCTTGGTCGGCAATGTCATCGCCGACAAGGTGACGCTGCCGCTCCTGAAGCGTGGCGACATCTACCGCCAGGTGCTCGGCTGGAGCCGGCTCGGCGACGCGGTCCGCACCGAAGCGACAACGTCCGGCGCGACCATGGTGACGACGGTCAGCCGCGCCGACGCGGCGGCGCTCGTCTACTACCTGCGCGACGACCCCGTCGCCGTCACCGTCTGGCCGGACGATCCGGGCCCGGACAACCAGTTCGAGCTGACGCGCAGCATCGTCGATCATCCGCCGACCGGGCCGACCCTGCTCGTCGTCGAATACGCCGATCCGGCGCGCCTCGCCCGTTTCTTCGGCAGCGTCGAGGACAAGGGACGGCTGACGGTCGCGAGCGGCCCGACCTCCGCCCGGCAATACCAGCTCTACCGGCTCGACCAGCCGATCGCGCCGCTCGAGACCGTGCCGCTCTGCGCCGGCGTTGCCGACTAA
- a CDS encoding aldose epimerase family protein produces MPSRSFGALPDGTPVEAITISNGDLTATVLTYGAVIQDIRLAGVPHPLVLGYDTIEGYLRNPNYFGAVAGRFANRIAGGRFTIDGEDFQVSPNEAPNHLHGGFKGFGTRVWKLARADASSVTLAITGADGDEGYPGTVEVELTYAIDAPGTLRTSIRATTDRPTPVNLAQHSYFNLDGAGTVRDHVLTIPAETYLAVDAGKIPTGEFRPVEGTPFDFRAGRPVGQGHDGVVDSYDHNFVVVREKSATPHPLARLASSKGGVALDVLSTEPGVQLYGGQGIKALDPGINGEVYGPNSGLCLEAQLFPDGPNRPDFPNTILRPGETYRQETLFSFSRTG; encoded by the coding sequence ATGCCCTCCCGCTCCTTCGGCGCCCTTCCGGACGGCACGCCCGTCGAGGCGATCACCATCTCGAATGGCGACCTGACGGCGACGGTCCTGACCTATGGCGCGGTGATCCAGGACATCCGGCTCGCCGGCGTGCCGCATCCGCTGGTGCTCGGCTACGACACGATCGAAGGCTATCTGCGCAATCCCAACTATTTCGGCGCCGTCGCCGGCCGCTTCGCGAACCGCATCGCGGGCGGCCGCTTCACGATCGACGGGGAGGATTTCCAGGTCTCGCCGAACGAGGCGCCGAACCACCTGCATGGCGGCTTCAAGGGCTTCGGCACGCGCGTCTGGAAGCTCGCCCGCGCCGACGCCTCGAGCGTGACGCTCGCCATCACCGGCGCGGATGGTGACGAGGGCTATCCCGGCACGGTCGAGGTCGAGCTCACCTATGCGATCGACGCGCCGGGGACGCTCCGCACCTCGATCCGCGCCACCACCGACAGGCCGACGCCGGTCAACCTGGCGCAGCACAGCTATTTCAACCTCGACGGTGCCGGCACGGTCCGCGACCACGTGCTGACGATCCCGGCCGAGACCTATCTGGCGGTCGACGCCGGCAAGATCCCGACCGGCGAATTCCGCCCCGTCGAGGGCACGCCGTTCGACTTCCGCGCCGGCCGCCCGGTCGGCCAAGGGCATGACGGCGTCGTCGACAGCTACGACCACAATTTCGTCGTCGTGCGCGAGAAATCGGCGACGCCGCATCCGCTCGCCCGCCTCGCCTCGTCGAAGGGCGGCGTCGCGCTCGACGTGCTGTCGACCGAGCCCGGCGTGCAGCTCTATGGCGGCCAGGGCATCAAGGCGCTCGACCCCGGCATCAACGGCGAGGTCTACGGGCCCAATTCCGGCCTCTGCCTCGAGGCGCAGCTCTTCCCCGACGGGCCGAACCGGCCGGATTTCCCCAACACCATCCTCCGCCCCGGCGAGACCTACCGCCAGGAGACGCTGTTCTCGTTCAGCCGGACGGGGTGA
- the lspA gene encoding signal peptidase II — MKHETDIQAETARIPGPLSALGLSIIMLTVAIDQLSKWIADANLVYQQGIELVPNFLALYRVNNTGIAFSLGNSADSVILVILTSIVTLVILYVWRGSTEGGRLAAAGFALIVGGAIGNLIDRVWHGHVIDFLFLHWGARGFFVFNLADVALSIGPVLLAWVYLFHGSKKAG, encoded by the coding sequence ATGAAGCACGAGACGGACATCCAGGCCGAGACGGCCCGCATCCCCGGCCCGCTCTCGGCGCTCGGGCTTTCGATCATCATGCTGACCGTCGCGATCGACCAGTTGTCGAAATGGATCGCCGACGCCAATCTCGTCTACCAGCAGGGCATCGAGCTGGTGCCGAATTTCCTGGCGCTCTACCGCGTCAACAATACCGGCATCGCCTTTTCGCTCGGCAACAGCGCCGACAGCGTCATCCTGGTCATCCTGACCTCGATCGTCACGCTGGTCATCCTGTATGTCTGGCGCGGCTCGACCGAGGGCGGCCGCCTTGCGGCCGCCGGCTTCGCGCTGATCGTCGGCGGCGCGATCGGCAACCTGATCGACCGCGTCTGGCACGGCCACGTCATCGATTTCCTTTTCCTGCACTGGGGCGCGCGCGGCTTCTTCGTCTTCAACCTGGCCGACGTCGCCCTCTCGATCGGCCCGGTCCTGCTCGCCTGGGTCTATTTGTTCCACGGCAGCAAGAAGGCGGGCTGA
- a CDS encoding class I SAM-dependent methyltransferase codes for MTISSDISPATRDTKAPASRWPVMLETEGWPDYALIDSGHGRKLERYGPYRIVRPEAQALWTPRLSAEEWDRADAIFTGAKDEDSDGRWKYRKPIGETWPMAWPLPRAVGEGEVRFLGRFTAFRHVGFFPEQEMHWAWFGKKIRDAQYADKKRVPKVLNLFGYTGIASFVAAMAGAQVTHVDASKKAIGWARDNQTMSGIADLPVRWIVDDAMKFVQREVRRGSKYDGIILDPPKFGRGPNGEVWDIFERLPEMMALCRQLLADDALFLCLSAYSIRASFMAIHETSAEALAGLSGTLESGELLIREEGGGRTLSTSLFSRWSRDG; via the coding sequence ATGACGATTTCTTCCGACATTTCTCCCGCGACGCGCGACACGAAGGCTCCGGCATCCCGCTGGCCGGTGATGCTCGAGACCGAGGGCTGGCCCGATTATGCGCTGATCGATTCCGGCCATGGCCGCAAGCTCGAGCGCTATGGCCCGTACCGCATCGTCCGGCCGGAGGCGCAGGCGCTCTGGACGCCGCGCCTTTCGGCCGAGGAATGGGATCGCGCCGACGCGATCTTCACCGGCGCCAAGGACGAGGATTCCGACGGCCGCTGGAAGTACCGGAAGCCGATCGGCGAGACCTGGCCGATGGCCTGGCCGCTGCCGCGCGCCGTCGGCGAGGGCGAGGTGCGCTTCCTCGGCCGCTTCACCGCCTTCCGCCATGTCGGCTTCTTCCCCGAGCAGGAGATGCACTGGGCCTGGTTCGGCAAGAAGATCCGCGACGCGCAATATGCCGACAAGAAGCGCGTGCCCAAGGTGCTGAACCTGTTCGGCTATACCGGCATCGCCTCCTTCGTCGCGGCGATGGCCGGCGCGCAGGTGACGCATGTCGACGCCTCGAAGAAGGCGATCGGCTGGGCCCGCGACAACCAGACCATGTCGGGGATCGCCGATCTGCCGGTGCGCTGGATCGTCGACGACGCGATGAAGTTCGTGCAGCGCGAAGTCCGCCGCGGCTCGAAATATGACGGCATCATCCTCGATCCGCCAAAGTTCGGCCGCGGCCCGAATGGCGAGGTCTGGGACATTTTCGAGCGCCTGCCCGAAATGATGGCGCTCTGCCGCCAGCTGCTCGCCGACGACGCGCTGTTCCTCTGCCTTTCCGCCTATTCGATCCGCGCCTCGTTCATGGCGATCCACGAGACCTCGGCCGAGGCGCTCGCGGGCCTTTCGGGCACGCTCGAATCCGGCGAGCTGCTGATCCGCGAGGAAGGCGGCGGCCGCACCCTCTCCACGTCGCTCTTCTCCAGGTGGTCCCGCGATGGCTGA
- the bfr gene encoding bacterioferritin, whose protein sequence is MKGDAKVIEYLNRALRLELTAVNQYWLHYRLTEDWGYTKLAKKERAESIEEMHHADKLIARIIFLDGFPNLQVLDPLEIGQNIKEVLEADLRGEYTARNYYKEGRDVCHAAGDYVSMALFEELMHDEEGHIDFLETQLGLLNDLGKELYAQLQAAPSNDAE, encoded by the coding sequence ATGAAGGGCGATGCTAAGGTCATCGAATATCTCAACCGGGCGCTTCGCCTCGAGCTGACGGCCGTCAACCAGTACTGGCTGCACTACCGGCTGACCGAGGATTGGGGCTACACCAAGCTCGCCAAGAAGGAACGGGCCGAGTCGATCGAAGAGATGCACCACGCCGACAAGCTGATCGCGCGCATCATCTTCCTGGACGGCTTCCCCAACCTGCAGGTGCTGGACCCGCTCGAGATCGGCCAGAACATCAAGGAAGTCCTCGAGGCGGACCTGCGCGGCGAATACACGGCGCGCAACTACTACAAGGAAGGCCGCGACGTCTGCCATGCCGCCGGCGACTATGTCTCGATGGCGCTGTTCGAAGAGCTGATGCATGACGAGGAAGGCCATATCGACTTCCTCGAGACCCAGCTCGGCCTCCTGAACGACCTCGGCAAGGAGCTCTACGCCCAGCTGCAGGCCGCCCCCTCCAACGACGCCGAATAA